Proteins co-encoded in one Halobacteriovoraceae bacterium genomic window:
- a CDS encoding alpha/beta hydrolase, which translates to MKFMSMTNDVIVNKNRQEYIGRAKSRQAGKELIEENPKNLLKDALSGEEKSSELPSNKKVDLGSKTKDVAKQAIESMAKEEVLNLAQKGLSTVGGLVSGFLSNSKEKENISNISDSKSEKITNDLKSESAKKSPGIFFMTGFDWWGLSDSSKGGLSEMSDFIDHSQKYSWSDKEEVLEQISKLDKKAPLILIGHSFGGDSVVDIANELNSIKHGFRGVDLLVTLDSVGMDNDIIPENVVKNLNFIGDRELIFNDGPNIAKNVELTTVINELRREDHSGIDNAKDIQKKILDNVDNIVENYGEFLKKEKTHE; encoded by the coding sequence ATGAAATTCATGAGTATGACAAATGATGTTATTGTTAATAAGAATCGTCAAGAATACATTGGACGTGCTAAATCTAGGCAGGCGGGCAAAGAGTTAATTGAAGAAAATCCTAAAAATTTATTGAAGGATGCACTTAGTGGAGAAGAAAAGTCTTCTGAGCTTCCTTCGAATAAAAAAGTAGATTTAGGGAGCAAGACCAAAGATGTTGCAAAGCAGGCAATTGAAAGTATGGCGAAAGAAGAAGTTCTCAATTTAGCTCAAAAAGGACTCTCTACTGTGGGGGGATTGGTATCGGGTTTTTTAAGCAACTCAAAAGAAAAAGAGAATATCTCAAACATCAGCGATTCAAAATCTGAAAAAATAACAAATGATCTAAAATCAGAATCAGCAAAAAAATCCCCTGGTATATTTTTTATGACTGGATTTGACTGGTGGGGACTGAGTGATAGTTCAAAAGGTGGACTTAGTGAAATGTCTGATTTTATTGATCATTCACAAAAATACTCCTGGAGCGATAAAGAAGAAGTACTTGAGCAAATTTCTAAATTAGACAAAAAGGCTCCTTTAATTCTCATTGGCCATTCTTTCGGGGGAGACTCAGTTGTAGATATTGCGAATGAACTTAATTCAATAAAGCATGGATTTAGAGGAGTTGATCTCTTAGTTACATTAGACTCTGTTGGAATGGATAATGATATCATCCCTGAAAATGTTGTTAAAAATTTGAATTTCATTGGGGACAGAGAATTAATTTTTAATGATGGCCCAAATATTGCCAAAAATGTTGAGCTTACAACTGTGATCAACGAACTTAGAAGAGAAGATCATAGTGGGATTGATAATGCTAAAGACATTCAGAAGAAAATTCTGGATAATGTAGATAACATTGTTGAGAATTATGGAGAATTTTTAAAAAAGGAAAAAACTCATGAGTGA
- a CDS encoding HAMP domain-containing histidine kinase, which translates to MKKKFLLVITILTTICILLILCLYFEAKILSGIRAYVRGEGLYSKGQKDAVIALTKYVRTKKEEDFRDFEEMISIPIGDRIAREALLEDEPNKALAYKGFLQAQNSKEDIPTMINLFVYFQKLPFIANAIQIWTEGDKKIKQLHEAGNNLKNAVQKNEQILIDKYMLEINVLNSKLAALELDFSLTLSEGANGISQSMIRLSYFFFFMVFILVFFYIKNIVKSVDRLEKYLKDKQLKLKNEVEIKNRFFSIIAHDLNSPYNQLMGLTEVMTSEADEFSKEEIVELAKNVYESASRVFNLQNDLLKWSRTQFEKGEVSRKKITTTELFKDSIHIYKTIAEDKNISLLNHIQEELVLVDPDMIQTVLRNLISNAIKFTPKEGKIVLSSELKGNHVEIKVTDSGVGISKKQQEDLFRPDKLSSNFGTNGERGTGIGLILCKEMLQKNDGDINVESNEGNGTQVIFTIPLCKE; encoded by the coding sequence ATGAAAAAAAAGTTTCTATTAGTCATCACTATTTTAACAACGATATGTATTTTATTAATTCTCTGTCTATATTTTGAAGCTAAAATTCTGTCAGGGATTAGAGCTTATGTTCGTGGAGAAGGATTGTATTCCAAAGGTCAAAAAGATGCAGTCATTGCTTTGACAAAATATGTCCGCACAAAAAAAGAAGAAGATTTTAGAGATTTTGAAGAAATGATCTCAATTCCAATTGGAGATCGAATTGCCAGAGAAGCATTATTAGAGGATGAACCAAATAAAGCGTTGGCATACAAGGGTTTTTTACAAGCACAAAATTCAAAAGAAGATATCCCAACCATGATTAATCTATTTGTTTATTTTCAAAAATTGCCTTTTATTGCCAATGCCATTCAAATCTGGACAGAAGGAGATAAGAAAATAAAACAATTGCATGAAGCAGGAAACAATTTAAAAAATGCTGTTCAAAAAAATGAACAAATATTGATTGATAAATATATGCTTGAAATAAATGTGCTTAATTCTAAACTTGCAGCTTTAGAGTTAGATTTTTCACTTACACTTAGTGAAGGAGCAAATGGAATTTCACAATCCATGATAAGATTAAGCTACTTTTTCTTTTTTATGGTTTTCATTTTAGTATTTTTTTATATTAAAAATATTGTAAAATCGGTTGATAGATTAGAGAAATACTTAAAAGATAAGCAATTAAAATTAAAGAATGAAGTTGAAATCAAAAATCGTTTTTTCTCAATAATTGCCCATGACTTAAATAGCCCATATAATCAGTTAATGGGTCTGACAGAAGTGATGACAAGCGAAGCTGATGAATTTTCAAAAGAAGAAATCGTTGAACTTGCTAAAAATGTTTATGAATCAGCTTCAAGAGTTTTCAATTTGCAAAACGATCTTTTAAAATGGTCGCGCACTCAATTTGAAAAGGGTGAGGTAAGCCGAAAAAAAATCACCACGACTGAACTTTTTAAAGACTCTATACATATTTATAAAACAATTGCTGAAGATAAAAATATTTCACTATTAAACCATATACAAGAAGAATTAGTTCTCGTTGATCCGGATATGATTCAAACTGTTTTAAGAAACCTTATCTCAAATGCCATCAAGTTCACTCCTAAAGAAGGAAAAATAGTTCTCTCCTCGGAACTCAAAGGAAATCATGTTGAAATTAAAGTTACCGACAGTGGAGTTGGAATTTCAAAAAAACAACAAGAAGATTTGTTTCGGCCAGATAAACTATCATCAAATTTTGGGACCAATGGAGAAAGAGGTACAGGGATTGGTTTGATTTTATGCAAAGAGATGCTACAAAAAAATGATGGTGATATCAATGTAGAATCAAACGAAGGAAATGGAACACAAGTTATTTTCACCATTCCTCTTTGTAAAGAATGA
- a CDS encoding hemerythrin domain-containing protein, producing MTKPMKTTEILRSEHEIICDYLNHYLNWVDKTKNLTQESFQTMFDFFNEFVDDYHHYKEEEVLFKWMISEVPQLEYGPIEKMLEEHEKLRDTLDKFKTSVMLRRLEEACNILNEYATLNLAHIHKENLALFNRAESMSNGNEEIDMKMLGLISEHENLKKNIYNKQVSGLYRLKEN from the coding sequence ATGACTAAACCAATGAAAACGACAGAAATTTTAAGAAGTGAACATGAAATTATTTGTGATTATTTGAATCACTACTTGAATTGGGTTGATAAAACAAAAAATCTAACACAGGAAAGCTTTCAAACGATGTTTGATTTTTTTAATGAGTTTGTTGATGATTATCATCACTATAAGGAAGAAGAAGTTCTCTTTAAATGGATGATTTCTGAAGTACCTCAATTAGAATATGGGCCAATTGAAAAGATGTTAGAAGAGCATGAAAAATTAAGAGACACTTTAGATAAATTTAAGACTAGTGTAATGCTTAGACGTTTAGAAGAAGCATGTAATATTTTAAATGAGTATGCAACGTTAAACCTGGCCCACATTCATAAAGAAAATCTTGCACTCTTTAATCGAGCAGAATCTATGTCAAATGGTAATGAAGAAATCGACATGAAAATGCTTGGTCTTATAAGTGAACATGAGAATCTCAAAAAAAATATCTATAATAAACAAGTTTCTGGTTTATATCGATTGAAAGAGAATTGA